One segment of Ancylothrix sp. D3o DNA contains the following:
- a CDS encoding glycosyltransferase, with translation MKYALVHEWLTPLATGGSELVVKEILQHIDADLYALIDFESRNPESYLYKRKIGTTFLQKMPMAKKGVQKYLPLLPIAIEQIDLREYEIVLSSSHAVAKGVLTSPQQLHICYCHTPMRYAWEMTFDYLDNSKAGRGVPGILTRYLLHRLREWEVISANRVDYFIANSKHTARRIWRCYRREAAVIYPPVEQEKFKYTEDKEDYYITVCRLVSYKKVSLIVQAFNEMGKPLIVIGSGPELAQIRKMAKPNVKILGWQPESVVCESLEKAKAFVYAACEDFGIALVEAQACGTPVIAYRGGGAGETVRDIRQHPKEGTGWLFGEQTVASIIEAVESFETSRQKIAPEQVREQALKFTPKIFAERYLSFLERQEREFQSKNAG, from the coding sequence ATGAAATACGCGCTAGTCCATGAATGGCTAACACCCTTAGCAACGGGAGGGTCAGAATTAGTAGTCAAAGAGATATTGCAACATATAGATGCTGACTTGTATGCACTGATAGACTTTGAATCGAGAAACCCAGAAAGTTATTTATATAAAAGGAAAATTGGCACAACATTTTTGCAAAAGATGCCGATGGCAAAAAAAGGAGTACAAAAATATTTACCCTTACTGCCCATAGCCATAGAGCAAATAGACTTAAGAGAATATGAAATCGTACTGTCATCATCTCACGCAGTAGCCAAAGGAGTGCTGACATCACCACAGCAACTACATATTTGCTATTGCCATACACCGATGAGATATGCGTGGGAGATGACCTTTGATTATTTAGACAACTCAAAAGCGGGTAGAGGGGTACCCGGAATTTTGACAAGATACCTATTACACCGACTAAGAGAGTGGGAAGTAATTTCCGCCAATAGAGTAGATTATTTTATAGCCAACTCCAAGCATACAGCCAGAAGAATATGGAGGTGTTATCGCAGAGAAGCTGCCGTCATATATCCACCGGTAGAGCAAGAAAAATTTAAATATACCGAAGACAAAGAAGATTACTACATAACAGTTTGCCGGTTAGTGAGTTATAAAAAAGTATCTTTAATCGTGCAAGCCTTCAATGAAATGGGAAAACCCTTAATCGTGATTGGCAGTGGCCCAGAACTGGCGCAGATCCGCAAAATGGCAAAACCCAACGTAAAAATATTAGGGTGGCAACCAGAGAGCGTTGTCTGCGAGAGCCTAGAAAAAGCCAAAGCCTTTGTCTATGCAGCCTGCGAAGACTTTGGCATAGCGCTCGTAGAAGCCCAGGCGTGCGGAACACCTGTAATAGCCTATAGAGGAGGAGGAGCCGGTGAAACCGTCAGGGATATAAGACAACATCCCAAAGAAGGAACAGGATGGCTGTTTGGGGAGCAAACAGTAGCATCCATAATAGAAGCCGTAGAAAGCTTTGAGACAAGTCGGCAGAAAATCGCACCCGAACAGGTGAGAGAGCAGGCACTTAAATTTACGCCTAAAATCTTTGCAGAGCGATACCTGAGTTTTTTGGAACGCCAAGAGCGGGAATTCCAGTCTAAAAACGCAGGTTAA
- a CDS encoding carbohydrate ABC transporter permease — MLVPLLWLVSTSLKSPQEKIFQFPPQFLPSQPTFDNFVKVWQTNPFGQYLFNSSLVAVLTVSLNLFFCSLAAYPLARLDFRGKNLIFTGIISTIMIPFQIVMIPLYILTVQLGLRNTFLGIIFPSLASAFGIFLLRQAFQGVPKELEEAARIDGCSELGIWWCVMIPAIRPALTTLAIFVFIGSWSDFLWPLIVVDKPELYTLPLGVATLAGTFSLDWRLIAAGSVISILPVVVVFLFLQRYIVPTDAGSGVKG; from the coding sequence ATGTTGGTTCCTTTGTTGTGGTTGGTTAGTACGTCTCTCAAGTCTCCCCAGGAAAAGATTTTTCAGTTTCCGCCTCAGTTTTTGCCAAGTCAGCCGACTTTTGATAATTTTGTTAAGGTTTGGCAGACTAATCCTTTCGGGCAATATTTATTTAATAGTTCATTGGTGGCGGTTTTGACGGTGAGTTTGAATTTATTTTTTTGTTCCCTAGCTGCTTACCCTTTGGCGCGGTTAGATTTTCGGGGTAAAAATTTAATTTTTACGGGAATTATTTCGACGATTATGATTCCGTTTCAAATCGTGATGATTCCCCTTTATATTTTGACGGTGCAATTGGGATTAAGAAATACTTTTTTGGGAATTATTTTTCCTTCGCTTGCTTCGGCGTTTGGTATTTTTTTATTACGACAAGCTTTTCAAGGTGTACCAAAGGAGTTGGAGGAGGCGGCAAGGATCGATGGTTGTTCGGAATTGGGGATTTGGTGGTGTGTGATGATACCTGCTATTAGACCGGCGCTTACAACTTTGGCAATTTTTGTGTTTATTGGTTCTTGGAGTGATTTTTTATGGCCGTTAATTGTCGTGGATAAACCGGAGTTATATACCCTTCCTTTGGGGGTGGCAACTTTGGCGGGGACGTTTTCTTTGGATTGGCGTTTGATTGCGGCGGGGAGTGTGATTTCTATTTTGCCGGTGGTGGTTGTATTTTTGTTCTTGCAGCGTTATATTGTGCCAACCGATGCAGGAAGCGGGGTGAAGGGATAG
- a CDS encoding ADP-ribosylglycohydrolase family protein: protein MRYSLLSRFEGCLLGAAVAERLGAGYEENAIDLQKLAWFGVGSKNLSRSVSTSRGIAIQKAAAEKLIKEGFVQKSFWQSLAEKENIDTVDVVLGTLPLALYLHEQELKKKLSVQEACLNLPNGEFTQQVVLALGYGISLALQEKLVKKVLIGETVERLQQDLIGDGVLANQLSRIQSSPEDDSGLETLLRVVGRDSVKGQKPSTGEFLGQTVPVAIAFDSFLRYSEDFRLCVIRALRAGKSPRLAALCAGALCGAYVGVAGIPVAWTQALSALELGVEEIEVRQMALELFAAWSGVYQNQGSMIEAGRFGAVAAPLLLRRR, encoded by the coding sequence ATGCGTTACTCGCTGTTGAGTCGATTTGAGGGCTGTTTGTTAGGGGCTGCGGTAGCCGAGAGGTTGGGGGCCGGTTATGAAGAAAATGCAATTGATTTGCAAAAATTGGCCTGGTTTGGCGTGGGAAGTAAGAATTTAAGTCGGTCTGTGTCAACGTCACGGGGAATTGCTATTCAAAAAGCAGCAGCAGAAAAGTTAATAAAAGAAGGATTTGTGCAAAAATCCTTTTGGCAAAGTCTGGCGGAAAAAGAAAATATAGATACGGTTGATGTGGTTTTAGGGACACTGCCTTTGGCGTTATATTTGCATGAACAGGAATTGAAAAAAAAGTTGAGTGTGCAGGAAGCTTGTTTAAATTTGCCTAATGGTGAATTTACGCAGCAGGTGGTTTTGGCGCTGGGATATGGGATTTCTTTGGCATTGCAAGAAAAGCTGGTGAAAAAAGTCTTGATTGGGGAAACGGTGGAGCGGCTGCAACAAGACTTGATAGGGGATGGGGTTTTGGCAAATCAGCTAAGTAGAATTCAATCGTCCCCAGAAGATGATAGCGGTTTAGAAACGCTCTTGCGGGTGGTGGGACGCGATTCTGTGAAAGGGCAAAAGCCGAGCACAGGGGAATTTTTAGGACAAACAGTGCCGGTGGCTATTGCTTTTGATAGTTTTTTGAGGTACTCAGAAGATTTTAGATTATGCGTGATTCGAGCCTTGCGAGCGGGGAAGTCTCCTCGACTGGCGGCTTTATGTGCTGGGGCGTTGTGTGGGGCGTATGTGGGAGTTGCCGGCATTCCGGTGGCTTGGACTCAGGCTTTGAGTGCGTTAGAGTTGGGTGTAGAGGAGATTGAGGTACGACAGATGGCCCTAGAGCTATTTGCTGCTTGGTCAGGTGTTTATCAAAATCAAGGGAGTATGATTGAGGCGGGCAGGTTTGGGGCGGTTGCGGCTCCTTTATTATTGCGCCGACGTTGA
- a CDS encoding HD family phosphohydrolase yields MNALELVTLFIYKLRRQQRHSQRLAYRQQIKEETTNGAIEKAPLGRVPKLKASINRVVGADGVEPSKNGCKTTASRYRAHRPLSLVFAVVCLTGTIGHRFYNKPKLDVGTKAPYTIIAPMSALVPDSKTTEENRKAARLGSVPVLKIDKAVNEQIYDDLRRLLEAGKNIRALLTEFPFVETSVLSRSTQLYLRSARSMDWQAVFMVVTAGEPIKPLQKSPNSGSPKRAEVGVPVVKDPLLESLEALRRLGEGSQKKAIKQIPPTLNAAGYQAISELQQVRQAVSPQEFLALLEKVNDVRRSYFLAVAQLEEQAVDGLKNPYDINLLALSDSEWQQTKEGIYKTLERLLASGVAPGLPQETLRSGVVVHLRSEVPVSAVGMAADLLVAVLRPNLVRDAERTRAFAERAAQEVRPAMVRVERGEVIVNAGETISQRDFVLLDYFDKSQRQPNWLGLVGFGTLVAGAVGVLWLVERRYSPGLRRRDHILVLLLTLSVPVLVALQIPYTSLAAIGLLVGSFYGSAVGVTVVGLLAGLLPVGLEIDAVYLIASAAGGMVGGLVAGRLRSREELAFLGCGVAFTQGVVFLVATLIFSPTAGTVWYVLLNSAALQSLAGLVWSVVALGLSAYLEHLFDLVTPVRLAELANPNRHLLKRLASEAPGTFQHTLFVATLAEAAAKQLGCNVELVRTGTLYHDIGKMHDPLGFIENQMGGPNKHDLINDPWKSAAIIKKHVSEGLVMGKKCRLPAAIKAFIPEHQGTMLIAYFYHQAQQLAKENPSLIVREEDFRYDGPVPQSRETGILMLADSCEAALRSLKDASPEEALNMVHKILRARWQDNQLVDSGLMKEDLLKIAEIFVEVWLQFNHKRIAYPKAVLAGK; encoded by the coding sequence ATGAACGCGCTTGAATTAGTCACACTTTTTATTTACAAGCTACGCCGGCAGCAACGGCATTCTCAGCGTTTGGCTTACCGCCAACAAATTAAGGAGGAAACAACAAATGGTGCTATTGAAAAGGCTCCTTTGGGTAGAGTTCCCAAATTAAAGGCATCAATAAATAGGGTTGTTGGGGCTGATGGGGTAGAGCCTTCAAAAAACGGATGTAAGACTACCGCTTCTCGTTATCGAGCTCACCGGCCCCTTTCTTTGGTGTTTGCGGTTGTTTGCTTGACTGGAACAATCGGACACCGCTTTTACAATAAGCCGAAACTTGATGTAGGGACAAAAGCGCCTTACACGATTATTGCTCCGATGAGCGCTTTGGTGCCGGATAGTAAGACGACTGAGGAAAATCGGAAGGCGGCTCGCTTGGGTTCGGTGCCGGTGTTAAAAATCGATAAGGCTGTTAATGAGCAAATTTATGATGACCTGCGCCGGTTGCTCGAAGCTGGGAAGAATATTAGAGCTTTATTGACTGAGTTTCCCTTTGTCGAGACTTCTGTGCTTTCTCGCTCTACCCAACTGTACTTGCGTTCAGCGCGCTCAATGGACTGGCAAGCTGTGTTTATGGTTGTGACTGCCGGTGAGCCAATCAAGCCGCTTCAAAAAAGCCCGAACTCCGGCTCTCCAAAGCGAGCAGAGGTGGGGGTGCCGGTGGTGAAAGATCCCTTGTTAGAGTCGCTAGAAGCGCTGCGCCGGTTGGGGGAAGGCAGTCAAAAGAAAGCGATCAAGCAGATTCCTCCGACTTTAAATGCTGCGGGTTATCAGGCAATTTCTGAGTTGCAGCAGGTTCGTCAAGCTGTCTCCCCGCAAGAGTTTTTGGCGTTGTTGGAAAAAGTCAACGATGTGCGGCGGAGTTATTTTTTGGCGGTGGCGCAGCTTGAGGAGCAGGCTGTGGATGGGTTGAAAAATCCTTATGATATCAATTTGCTGGCTTTGTCTGATTCGGAGTGGCAGCAAACAAAGGAGGGGATTTATAAGACGCTTGAGCGGCTTCTGGCTTCTGGGGTGGCACCCGGACTGCCGCAGGAAACTTTGCGCTCTGGGGTGGTTGTGCATTTGCGCTCTGAGGTGCCTGTAAGCGCGGTGGGAATGGCGGCGGATTTGTTGGTGGCCGTGCTGCGTCCAAATTTGGTGAGGGATGCCGAGCGGACGAGAGCTTTTGCGGAGCGTGCAGCACAGGAAGTTCGACCGGCTATGGTAAGGGTTGAGCGGGGTGAGGTGATAGTGAATGCGGGGGAGACGATTTCTCAGCGAGATTTTGTTTTGCTGGATTATTTTGATAAAAGTCAGCGCCAACCAAATTGGCTGGGGTTGGTTGGGTTTGGGACGCTTGTGGCCGGTGCGGTGGGGGTTTTGTGGTTGGTGGAGCGTCGTTATAGTCCGGGTTTGCGCCGTCGAGATCATATTTTGGTTTTGTTGTTGACGCTTTCAGTGCCGGTTTTGGTGGCTTTGCAAATTCCTTATACGAGTTTAGCGGCGATTGGGTTGTTGGTGGGGAGTTTTTATGGCTCGGCTGTGGGTGTGACGGTGGTGGGGTTGTTGGCGGGTTTGTTGCCGGTGGGTTTGGAAATTGACGCGGTTTATTTGATTGCTTCGGCGGCGGGGGGGATGGTTGGTGGTTTGGTGGCGGGGAGGTTGCGCTCACGCGAGGAGTTGGCATTTTTGGGCTGTGGGGTGGCTTTTACTCAGGGGGTTGTTTTTCTGGTTGCGACTTTGATTTTCAGTCCGACGGCGGGGACTGTTTGGTATGTTTTGCTGAATTCGGCTGCTTTGCAAAGTTTGGCGGGGTTGGTTTGGAGTGTGGTGGCCCTTGGTTTAAGTGCTTATTTGGAGCATTTGTTTGATTTGGTGACGCCGGTTCGTTTGGCTGAGTTGGCTAATCCTAACCGACATCTTTTAAAACGTTTGGCTTCGGAGGCTCCAGGGACTTTTCAACATACTTTGTTTGTGGCGACTTTGGCGGAGGCGGCGGCGAAGCAGTTGGGGTGTAATGTTGAGTTGGTGCGGACGGGAACGCTTTATCACGATATTGGTAAGATGCACGATCCTTTGGGGTTTATTGAGAATCAAATGGGGGGACCCAATAAGCATGATTTGATTAATGATCCTTGGAAGAGTGCGGCGATTATTAAAAAGCACGTTTCTGAGGGTTTGGTGATGGGGAAAAAGTGTCGTTTGCCGGCGGCGATTAAGGCTTTTATTCCTGAGCATCAAGGGACGATGTTGATTGCTTATTTTTATCATCAGGCGCAACAATTGGCGAAGGAAAATCCGAGTTTAATTGTCAGAGAGGAGGATTTTCGTTATGATGGGCCGGTGCCTCAGTCAAGAGAAACGGGAATTTTGATGTTGGCGGATTCTTGTGAGGCGGCGTTGCGGAGTTTAAAAGATGCTTCACCAGAAGAGGCTTTGAATATGGTTCATAAGATTTTAAGGGCTCGTTGGCAAGATAATCAATTGGTGGATTCCGGTTTAATGAAAGAGGATTTGTTGAAGATTGCGGAGATTTTTGTGGAGGTTTGGTTGCAGTTTAATCATAAGAGAATTGCTTATCCCAAGGCTGTTTTGGCCGGCAAGTGA
- a CDS encoding sugar transferase, whose protein sequence is MTAVRVSVALAISQFISGKVSNAVALRFTRPRIGRGLNGEFAKRLFDISFSLSVLILFSPVYLILALLVALASPGPIFYIQERVGKDRQLFGCIKFRTMVENADEILADIMTTSPQLRQEFEANFKLKKDPRITWIGRFLRLTSLDEFPQFWNVLKGDMSVVGPRPLVEEELSKYGRHIDKVLTIRPGITGLWQVSGRNDIPYPRRVQMDVYYVNFRNFWMDVWLIVKTIGVVIFPKNNGAY, encoded by the coding sequence ATGACTGCCGTTCGCGTCAGCGTGGCGTTAGCCATAAGTCAATTCATCTCCGGTAAAGTCTCGAACGCAGTAGCGTTGCGCTTTACTCGGCCCCGGATCGGTCGTGGTCTAAACGGAGAATTTGCCAAGCGGTTGTTTGATATTTCGTTTTCTTTATCAGTTTTGATTTTGTTTTCACCTGTTTACTTGATCTTGGCATTATTGGTAGCTCTGGCATCCCCAGGGCCAATTTTTTACATTCAAGAACGGGTGGGCAAAGACCGGCAATTGTTTGGCTGTATTAAATTCCGAACAATGGTGGAGAATGCCGACGAAATCTTAGCCGATATAATGACGACTTCCCCGCAGTTAAGGCAAGAATTCGAGGCAAATTTCAAGCTCAAAAAAGATCCGAGAATTACTTGGATTGGCCGATTTTTAAGATTGACAAGCTTGGATGAATTCCCGCAATTTTGGAACGTACTTAAAGGGGACATGAGCGTAGTTGGGCCTAGACCCTTAGTGGAGGAAGAACTGTCAAAATATGGACGACATATTGATAAAGTCTTGACAATTCGCCCTGGAATAACCGGCCTGTGGCAGGTATCCGGGCGCAACGATATCCCTTACCCGCGTCGAGTCCAGATGGATGTTTACTATGTCAACTTCAGAAACTTTTGGATGGATGTGTGGCTGATCGTGAAAACCATCGGCGTAGTAATTTTTCCAAAAAATAACGGAGCCTACTAA
- a CDS encoding competence/damage-inducible protein A, with the protein MSAEIICVGTELLLGDILNTNAQFLAQELAALGIPHYYQTVVGDNPDRLKQAIAIAKNRAQILIFTGGLGPTPDDLTHETISDFFATPLIERPDIVEDIFQKYAARGRTMAPSNRKQALIPQGAEILPNPTGTAPGIIWQPTPNLTLFTFPGVPKEMHRMWGETAVPFLKNQGWGKNVIYSRTLKFWGISESALAEKVDSFLDLPNPTVAPYASQGEVKLRITAKAASQEEAQELIAPVEAQLKAIAGSDYFGADHETLASVVGQLLEHTGHTLGVAESCTGGGLGKMITEVSGSSSYFLGGVISYDNQVKISLLGVNHQDLSQLGAVSDTVAEQMALGVRSALGSDWGISITGIAGPGGGSETKPVGLVYIGLAAPSGEVESFEYRFGPLRERELIRHVSACTALDHLRRKLQTS; encoded by the coding sequence ATGAGCGCTGAAATTATCTGTGTCGGAACAGAATTACTCTTAGGGGATATTCTCAACACAAACGCCCAGTTCCTCGCCCAAGAATTAGCCGCTTTGGGCATTCCCCACTACTACCAAACCGTTGTCGGCGATAACCCCGACCGGCTCAAACAAGCTATTGCTATTGCCAAAAACCGCGCCCAAATTCTTATTTTTACCGGCGGTCTTGGCCCCACCCCAGATGACCTCACCCACGAAACCATCTCCGACTTTTTTGCCACCCCCTTAATAGAACGCCCAGATATCGTAGAAGATATCTTCCAAAAATATGCAGCACGCGGTCGCACAATGGCACCGTCCAACCGCAAACAAGCTTTGATTCCCCAAGGTGCAGAAATTTTACCTAACCCGACCGGCACCGCTCCTGGTATTATTTGGCAACCAACCCCCAATTTAACGCTTTTTACGTTTCCAGGGGTTCCCAAAGAAATGCACCGGATGTGGGGCGAAACGGCTGTCCCTTTCCTGAAAAACCAGGGTTGGGGCAAAAATGTCATTTACAGCCGCACATTAAAGTTTTGGGGCATTTCTGAGTCGGCTTTGGCAGAAAAAGTGGACAGTTTTCTCGATTTGCCGAACCCAACCGTTGCCCCCTATGCCTCTCAAGGCGAGGTGAAGCTGAGAATTACTGCTAAAGCTGCCAGTCAAGAGGAAGCTCAAGAGTTAATTGCGCCGGTGGAAGCTCAACTTAAGGCAATTGCCGGCAGCGATTATTTTGGCGCAGATCACGAAACTCTGGCAAGCGTTGTCGGACAATTGTTGGAGCACACCGGCCACACTCTCGGTGTTGCTGAATCATGCACCGGCGGCGGTCTTGGCAAAATGATTACGGAAGTCTCTGGCAGTTCTAGTTATTTCCTTGGTGGTGTCATTTCCTATGACAATCAAGTGAAAATCTCTCTTTTGGGTGTCAATCATCAAGATTTATCTCAATTAGGCGCCGTCAGCGATACGGTGGCTGAACAAATGGCTTTGGGTGTGCGTTCTGCTTTGGGTTCCGATTGGGGAATTAGTATTACCGGCATTGCTGGCCCCGGTGGCGGCTCTGAAACTAAGCCGGTGGGGTTGGTTTATATTGGTCTGGCTGCTCCTTCTGGAGAAGTCGAAAGTTTTGAATATCGCTTTGGCCCTCTGCGGGAACGTGAGTTAATTCGTCATGTTAGTGCTTGTACCGCTCTCGACCATTTACGCCGGAAGTTGCAGACTTCTTAA
- the gmd gene encoding GDP-mannose 4,6-dehydratase produces the protein MTERKRALITGITGQDGSYLSEFLLENGYEVHGIIRRTSTFNTDRIDHIYVDPHNQEARLFLHYGDLTDGTTLRRILEEVKPVEIYNLGAQSHVRVSFDSPEYTVDAVGMGTLRLLEAIRDYQHRTGIEVRFYQAGSSEMYGLVQEIPQKETTPFYPRSPYACAKVYAHWQTVNYRESYGLFACNGILFNHESPRRGETFVTRKITRALARIVAGKQKKLYLGNLDSKRDWGYAKDYVRAMWLMLQQDAPDDYVVATGETYSVKQFLELAFTYVNLNWEDYVEFDERYLRPAEVDILIGDSTKAQEKLGWKPSVTFEELVGLMVEADLAAFGVESPKGKDGNRNDYAYVRLETGSRFD, from the coding sequence ATGACCGAACGTAAGCGAGCGCTAATTACTGGAATTACCGGCCAAGACGGCTCTTACTTGAGCGAATTTTTGCTTGAGAATGGATATGAAGTGCATGGAATTATCCGCAGGACTTCAACATTTAACACAGATCGTATCGATCATATTTATGTAGATCCACACAATCAGGAAGCGCGGTTATTTCTCCACTATGGAGATTTAACTGATGGGACAACATTGCGGCGAATTTTAGAAGAAGTCAAGCCGGTAGAAATCTATAACTTAGGCGCTCAATCTCATGTCCGCGTCAGTTTTGATTCACCAGAGTACACCGTTGATGCTGTAGGGATGGGAACCTTGCGGCTGTTAGAGGCAATTCGGGATTACCAACATCGCACCGGCATCGAAGTACGTTTTTATCAGGCCGGTTCTTCAGAAATGTATGGTTTGGTGCAAGAAATACCCCAAAAAGAAACCACACCATTTTATCCCAGAAGCCCCTATGCTTGTGCAAAAGTTTATGCACACTGGCAAACGGTAAACTATCGAGAATCTTATGGTTTGTTTGCCTGTAACGGCATACTTTTCAACCATGAATCTCCGCGTCGTGGCGAAACATTTGTAACGCGAAAAATTACGAGAGCGTTGGCAAGAATTGTAGCCGGCAAGCAGAAAAAACTGTATTTGGGGAACCTGGATTCAAAAAGAGACTGGGGGTATGCCAAAGATTACGTCCGAGCCATGTGGTTAATGTTACAACAAGATGCACCCGATGATTATGTAGTAGCCACCGGCGAAACTTATTCTGTCAAACAGTTTTTAGAATTGGCATTTACCTACGTCAATTTAAACTGGGAAGACTATGTAGAATTTGACGAGCGGTATTTACGACCGGCAGAAGTAGATATCTTAATTGGAGACTCGACAAAAGCACAAGAAAAATTAGGCTGGAAACCGAGCGTCACCTTTGAAGAACTGGTAGGTTTGATGGTAGAAGCTGACTTAGCAGCGTTTGGAGTTGAGTCACCCAAAGGAAAAGACGGAAACCGGAACGATTACGCTTATGTTCGCCTAGAAACTGGCAGCCGGTTTGACTAA
- the aroQ gene encoding type II 3-dehydroquinate dehydratase, whose protein sequence is MLSILVLHGPNLNLLGLREPGVYGSVTLDEINNQLTQKAETLGVKVSVLQSNHEGVIVDAIHAAIGQHQGILINAGAYTHTSVAIRDALAGVAIPTVEVHLSNIYRREAFRHHSYIAPVAIGQISGFGAESYRLGLLALVEFLNKTP, encoded by the coding sequence TTGTTAAGTATTTTGGTGTTACATGGGCCAAATCTCAATCTCCTGGGTCTACGAGAACCAGGGGTCTATGGTTCGGTGACTTTGGATGAAATTAACAACCAATTAACGCAAAAAGCGGAAACGTTGGGAGTTAAAGTTTCTGTGTTGCAATCAAACCATGAAGGTGTGATTGTGGATGCTATTCATGCGGCAATTGGTCAGCATCAAGGGATTTTGATTAATGCAGGGGCTTATACGCATACGAGTGTAGCCATTCGAGATGCGCTGGCCGGTGTGGCTATCCCTACGGTGGAAGTCCATTTGAGTAATATCTACCGCCGAGAAGCTTTTCGCCATCACTCTTATATTGCGCCGGTAGCTATCGGTCAAATTAGTGGTTTTGGAGCAGAAAGTTACCGTCTCGGCCTTCTTGCTTTGGTGGAATTTTTGAATAAAACTCCGTAG
- a CDS encoding GDP-L-fucose synthase, whose protein sequence is MTGLDLTEKRILVTGGAGFLGRKVIEFLTGAGANTEKITVVRSRECDLRLMENCAKVVQHQDIIIHLAAHVGGIGLNREKPAELFYDNLMMGVQLIHSAYQAGVEKFVCVGTICAYPKFTPVPFKEEDLWNGYPEETNAPYGVAKKALLVQLQSYRQQYNFNGIYLLPVNLYGPEDNFNPSSSHVIPALIRKVHEAQQRGDKKLPVWGDGSPSREFLYVDDAARGIAMATQNYNESEPVNLGTGYEITIRNLIELICDLMGYEGELVWETDKPNGQPRRCLDTERAKNAFGFTAEVEFKQGLKNTIEWYRQHAD, encoded by the coding sequence ATGACAGGCTTAGATTTGACTGAAAAACGAATTTTGGTAACAGGTGGTGCCGGTTTTTTAGGGAGAAAAGTTATTGAATTTCTCACCGGTGCCGGTGCCAATACCGAAAAAATTACCGTAGTCCGTTCCCGTGAATGTGATTTGCGCCTGATGGAAAACTGCGCCAAAGTAGTGCAACACCAAGACATCATCATTCACCTAGCGGCGCACGTTGGGGGAATTGGCTTAAACCGAGAAAAACCGGCAGAATTATTTTATGACAACTTAATGATGGGAGTGCAACTTATCCACAGCGCCTATCAAGCAGGAGTCGAAAAATTTGTATGTGTAGGAACCATATGCGCCTATCCAAAATTCACGCCGGTGCCGTTTAAAGAAGAGGATCTCTGGAATGGCTACCCAGAAGAAACAAACGCACCTTACGGAGTAGCAAAAAAAGCCTTATTGGTGCAACTGCAATCTTACCGGCAACAGTATAATTTTAATGGCATTTATTTACTGCCGGTGAACTTATACGGGCCCGAAGATAACTTTAATCCGAGCAGTTCTCATGTTATCCCCGCTTTAATTCGGAAAGTGCATGAAGCACAACAACGGGGGGATAAAAAACTGCCGGTGTGGGGTGATGGCAGTCCCAGCCGTGAGTTTTTGTATGTGGATGATGCGGCGCGCGGTATTGCGATGGCAACTCAGAATTATAATGAATCGGAGCCGGTGAATTTGGGAACCGGTTATGAAATTACCATCCGCAACTTAATTGAATTAATTTGTGATTTGATGGGATATGAAGGTGAGCTTGTTTGGGAAACTGATAAACCCAACGGTCAACCGCGCCGGTGTTTGGATACTGAAAGAGCTAAAAATGCCTTTGGCTTCACGGCAGAAGTGGAGTTTAAACAAGGGTTGAAGAATACCATTGAGTGGTACCGGCAACACGCTGACTAA
- a CDS encoding 5-formyltetrahydrofolate cyclo-ligase → MEQKSKKELRRHLLKLRREMPAEVWKEKSERICRHLQTSELFAECQTILAFFSFRQEPDLSLLFGESRRWGFPRCVGESLSWHVWKPGEVLEIGSFGILEPKADSPVVSAAEVDLILVPAVGCDVRGYRLGYGGGFYDRLFALPQWERVPRVGLVFEEAFLPEVPVDEWDCRLTAVCTEGGLRIF, encoded by the coding sequence ATGGAGCAAAAAAGTAAAAAAGAATTACGTCGGCATCTTTTAAAACTGCGGCGAGAAATGCCGGCTGAGGTATGGAAAGAAAAAAGCGAGCGCATTTGTAGGCATCTGCAAACATCTGAGTTATTTGCTGAGTGTCAAACGATTTTGGCTTTTTTTAGTTTCCGTCAGGAACCGGATCTGAGTTTATTGTTTGGGGAGTCTCGGCGCTGGGGGTTCCCGCGTTGTGTCGGCGAGTCTTTGAGTTGGCACGTCTGGAAACCGGGGGAAGTTTTGGAAATTGGCTCGTTTGGTATTCTTGAGCCCAAGGCTGACTCGCCGGTGGTGTCTGCGGCGGAGGTGGATTTAATTTTGGTGCCGGCTGTGGGGTGCGATGTGCGTGGCTACCGGCTTGGTTATGGGGGTGGGTTTTATGACCGGCTTTTTGCTTTGCCCCAATGGGAGAGGGTGCCGAGGGTTGGGCTTGTTTTTGAAGAGGCTTTTTTGCCAGAGGTGCCGGTTGATGAGTGGGATTGTCGGTTAACTGCTGTTTGTACGGAGGGGGGGTTAAGGATTTTTTAA